A stretch of Treponema vincentii F0403 DNA encodes these proteins:
- the nusB gene encoding transcription antitermination factor NusB, with the protein MAIGRRRGRILAFQALYAWDAGSLLPDDLLPFPWVERTGKELHDEDFLFSQLLFLGAVEHIDEIDGLIAKNLENWDFNRLKLVDKAILRLGTYSLLFQQDTDPRIVINEAVTIARIYGTDDSFKFVNAVLDSIKRECLDCLHEKDKN; encoded by the coding sequence ATGGCAATCGGAAGACGACGCGGAAGGATTCTCGCATTTCAAGCGCTTTATGCTTGGGATGCAGGATCACTTTTGCCTGATGATTTATTGCCCTTTCCATGGGTTGAGCGTACCGGTAAAGAGTTGCATGACGAGGATTTTTTATTTTCGCAGCTTCTTTTTTTAGGAGCTGTTGAACATATCGATGAGATTGACGGGCTTATCGCTAAAAATTTGGAAAATTGGGATTTTAACCGGCTTAAATTAGTTGATAAGGCTATACTCCGGTTAGGTACCTATTCACTGCTCTTTCAGCAAGATACCGATCCAAGAATTGTAATTAACGAAGCGGTTACCATCGCTCGTATTTATGGTACCGATGATTCTTTTAAGTTTGTAAACGCAGTACTTGACAGCATCAAACGAGAGTGTTTAGACTGCTTACATGAAAAGGACAAAAACTAA
- a CDS encoding peptidyl-prolyl cis-trans isomerase translates to MRKNVITLLIALSLSIGAFAQTNLQPIAEVKLTGRAPITLGQLKTRVSALEKEIGRKMTFAERQQTLDGLINERLIVQAAEKDGIKIMDSEVNNYFNEYVSSQLGQQISEADFAKLIKEKTNMSLDEYMKAQNGMTLAEFKSFLRTQLTAQAYVMQKKQKELQSIPSPTDEQIRSYYEVNKQSFVQPDTVQLFLVVAPKGDKPSAAEKTIKDIQKKLTANPKDTADIRTKSQEKNFTYQAGEIFVSKTSLAAEQLGIPMDELLKIFNMKVGEVSPITETAVNYQCFVVIEKKDAKILGLSDVVEPGGNVSLYEYIKKMVIMQRQNEALNDALVSVTNELRKPENFVVFKTGAELEKTLSW, encoded by the coding sequence ATGAGAAAAAACGTAATTACATTGCTTATTGCATTAAGTTTGTCTATAGGGGCATTTGCCCAAACCAACCTGCAGCCTATCGCAGAAGTAAAACTCACTGGTAGGGCGCCGATTACGCTCGGCCAGCTTAAAACCCGCGTTTCCGCCTTGGAAAAGGAAATCGGACGTAAGATGACCTTTGCAGAGCGGCAGCAGACACTGGACGGCCTTATTAATGAGCGTTTAATCGTACAGGCTGCCGAAAAAGACGGAATAAAGATCATGGATTCGGAGGTAAACAATTACTTCAACGAATACGTATCCAGCCAACTGGGGCAGCAAATATCCGAAGCGGATTTTGCCAAGCTGATTAAAGAAAAAACCAATATGTCGCTTGACGAATATATGAAAGCGCAAAACGGTATGACGCTTGCTGAATTTAAAAGCTTTTTACGGACACAGCTGACCGCGCAAGCGTATGTGATGCAGAAAAAACAAAAAGAGCTTCAATCTATCCCAAGCCCGACCGACGAACAAATCCGTTCATATTATGAGGTGAATAAGCAGTCCTTCGTACAGCCCGACACGGTACAGCTCTTCTTGGTGGTAGCTCCGAAAGGAGACAAGCCGAGTGCTGCCGAAAAAACTATTAAAGACATTCAAAAGAAACTGACGGCAAACCCTAAAGATACTGCCGATATCCGTACTAAATCACAGGAAAAAAATTTTACTTATCAGGCAGGAGAAATTTTCGTCAGTAAAACTTCCTTGGCAGCAGAACAGCTCGGTATTCCGATGGACGAGCTCCTCAAAATTTTTAACATGAAAGTAGGGGAAGTTTCGCCGATAACTGAAACAGCCGTTAATTATCAATGCTTTGTCGTTATAGAAAAGAAAGATGCAAAAATACTCGGATTAAGCGATGTCGTAGAACCGGGTGGAAATGTCAGTCTTTATGAGTATATAAAAAAGATGGTGATTATGCAGCGCCAAAACGAAGCGCTCAACGATGCGCTGGTTTCGGTTACCAACGAGCTCCGTAAACCTGAAAATTTTGTCGTATTTAAAACCGGCGCGGAACTTGAAAAAACGCTTTCATGGTAA
- a CDS encoding alanine--tRNA ligase, which produces MNKHITADELRSKYIAFFKSKNHTEISGKSVIPENDPTVLFTTAGMHPLVPYLMGEPHPAGTRLTDYQKCIRTGDIDAVGDASHLTFFEMLGNWSLGDYFKKEAIGYSFEFLTSPQYLDIPIDLLSVTVFAGDDKVPRDTESAEIWEKLGIPKERIHFLPREDNWWGPAGETGPCGPDTEMFIDTGKPACGHECRPGCSCGKYVEIWNDVFMQYRKEQDGSYHTLERHCVDTGMGIERTVAMLQGKKSVYETEIFTPLIAAIEKITGYQYGSDAEKDVSVRIICDHIRAATVILGDPKAVVPSNVGAGYVLRRIIRRAVRHGRKLGIEGTFLAIPAKVVIEQYKGAYPELKDKEVTITAELEAEEKRFLETLKKGEAEYEKMKPNLLKNPKKIIPGRLAFKLYDTYGFPIELTEELARESGLTVDRAEFEEAFKKHQELSRAGSEQIFKGGLADHSEQTTAYHTATHLLHKALRMVLGDHVEQKGSNITAERLRFDFSHPQPMTAEEKAEVERIVNEQIQADLPVTMEIMPLEEAKRAGAMALFGEKYEDTVKVYSIGNFSKEVCGGPHVEHTGVLGKFVIQKEQSSSAGIRRIRAVLIK; this is translated from the coding sequence ATGAATAAACACATTACAGCAGATGAACTACGTTCCAAGTATATTGCATTTTTTAAGAGTAAAAACCATACGGAAATTTCCGGTAAGTCGGTAATTCCCGAAAACGATCCCACCGTCTTATTTACCACCGCAGGTATGCATCCGCTTGTTCCCTATCTGATGGGGGAGCCGCACCCTGCCGGAACCCGTTTAACGGACTATCAAAAGTGTATCCGCACCGGAGATATCGATGCGGTAGGCGACGCTTCCCATCTCACCTTTTTTGAAATGCTGGGAAACTGGTCTCTCGGAGATTACTTTAAAAAAGAAGCGATTGGGTACAGCTTTGAATTTTTAACGAGCCCCCAATACCTCGATATTCCGATCGATCTTCTTTCGGTAACTGTTTTTGCAGGCGATGACAAAGTTCCGCGCGACACCGAATCGGCGGAGATTTGGGAAAAGCTCGGTATTCCGAAAGAAAGAATTCACTTTTTACCCCGCGAAGATAACTGGTGGGGCCCGGCGGGAGAAACCGGCCCTTGCGGTCCCGATACCGAAATGTTCATCGACACGGGAAAGCCTGCCTGCGGCCATGAATGTCGCCCGGGCTGCAGCTGCGGTAAGTATGTCGAAATATGGAACGACGTATTTATGCAGTACCGCAAGGAACAGGACGGCTCCTATCACACGCTGGAGCGGCACTGCGTCGATACCGGTATGGGGATTGAACGCACGGTTGCCATGCTGCAAGGAAAAAAGTCCGTCTACGAAACGGAGATTTTTACGCCGCTTATCGCCGCAATCGAAAAAATAACCGGCTATCAATATGGAAGCGATGCAGAGAAAGACGTATCCGTCCGCATCATCTGTGACCACATCCGTGCGGCAACCGTTATTTTAGGCGACCCGAAAGCGGTAGTACCGTCGAACGTCGGTGCAGGGTATGTGCTCCGCCGTATTATCAGACGGGCTGTCCGCCACGGAAGAAAACTCGGTATCGAAGGTACGTTCTTAGCAATCCCTGCAAAGGTTGTCATTGAACAATACAAGGGTGCGTATCCGGAATTAAAGGATAAAGAAGTTACTATCACCGCCGAACTCGAAGCCGAAGAAAAGCGCTTCCTCGAAACTCTCAAAAAAGGTGAAGCCGAATATGAAAAAATGAAGCCGAACCTGTTAAAAAATCCCAAAAAGATTATTCCCGGGCGGCTTGCGTTTAAACTTTACGATACCTATGGCTTTCCCATCGAACTTACCGAAGAGCTTGCGCGGGAATCGGGCTTAACCGTTGATAGAGCTGAATTTGAGGAAGCCTTTAAAAAGCATCAGGAGCTCTCCCGCGCCGGCAGCGAGCAGATTTTTAAGGGCGGCTTGGCGGATCACTCCGAACAAACAACCGCATACCACACTGCAACGCACCTTTTGCACAAGGCGCTGCGGATGGTACTCGGCGATCATGTTGAACAAAAAGGGTCGAATATTACGGCGGAGCGGCTTCGCTTCGACTTTTCGCATCCGCAGCCTATGACAGCCGAAGAAAAAGCGGAAGTTGAACGTATTGTCAACGAGCAGATTCAAGCTGATTTACCGGTTACCATGGAAATAATGCCGCTTGAAGAAGCAAAACGAGCCGGCGCGATGGCGCTTTTCGGTGAAAAATACGAAGATACCGTCAAAGTATACTCCATCGGGAATTTTTCCAAAGAGGTATGCGGAGGTCCACACGTAGAACACACCGGCGTATTGGGTAAGTTCGTAATTCAAAAAGAACAATCGTCATCGGCGGGTATCAGACGTATCCGTGCGGTACTTATAAAATAG